One window of the Anopheles cruzii chromosome 2, idAnoCruzAS_RS32_06, whole genome shotgun sequence genome contains the following:
- the LOC128268442 gene encoding uncharacterized protein LOC128268442, translated as MTWNRMRTMCAATARESSQPTGQREHKLVMVGLDNADKTTILYQFVMNEVVHTTDRIERGRGTHAVYQMTSGHFVTCTTQLSKVHSHNWLFVLLTRLADRVEEYPLFGVCNQ; from the exons atgacttggaatagaatgagaacgatgtgcgcagcaactgccagggaatccagccaaccaactggaCAAAGAG aacacaagcttgtcatggtgggactggacaacgccgacaagacgaccattctgtaccagtttgtgatgaacgaggtggttcacacgaccgatcggatcgaacgtggAAGAGGTACGCACGCAGTTTACCAGATgaccagtggccacttcgtaacgtgcaccacgcagctgtcaaaagttcatagtcacaactggttgtttgttcttttaacgcgcctcgcagatcgtgtggaagaatatccactttttggtgtttgtAACCAATAG